The Triticum dicoccoides isolate Atlit2015 ecotype Zavitan chromosome 6A, WEW_v2.0, whole genome shotgun sequence genome has a window encoding:
- the LOC119314574 gene encoding uncharacterized protein LOC119314574, which translates to MTPRPSLRRRPSSPASAPPLDDDDLLSEILLRLPPQPSSLPRASVVCKRWRGLVSDPGFLSRFRIHRRRHPPLLGCFVKNSDELYFEPTLELPNRVPRGRFSLQNLPSDSFLLLGCRHGLVLMFEWRKFQILVWDPANGAQQSIASPRGFHMVETLIHLQGAVLRAAADDQHFQVCLAGLERGSQRNYARVIACAYSSETGSWGNLVSTAFPSVPYLHVDPTIVFMAKPGVLVGDFLYWALTGNFVRIIEFDLKRQSLAVIGIPVDMDSWRDHEYSVMRADDGGLGFLFLSDFSAQLWKRKTDCDGAAPWVLGRTIELGKLLSLNLHSERAPLRILGYAEENNVVFLSTVHGVFMIQLDPLQSNNVVFLSTVLGVSPLYYPFESLYSSW; encoded by the coding sequence ATGACGCCCAGGCCCAGCCTTCGCCGCCGCCCCAGCTCGCCGGCGTCGGCGCCGCCGCTGGACGACGACGACCTcctctccgagatcctcctccgtcTCCCTCCGCAGCCGTCCTCCCTCCCACGCGCCTCCGTCGTTTGCAAGCGCTGGCGCGGCCTCGTCTCCGACCCCGGCTTCCTCAGCCGCTTccggatccaccgccgccgccaccctccccTCCTCGGCTGCTTCGTCAAAAATTCCGATGAGCTCTACTTCGAGCCTACCCTGGAGCTCCCCAACCGTGTCCCGCGCGGCCGCTTCTCCCTGCAGAATCTCCCCAGCGACAGCTTCCTGCTCCTcggatgccgccatggcctcgTGCTAATGTTCGAGTGGAGGAAGTTCCAGATCCTGGTGTGGGACCCCGCCAACGGCGCCCAGCAAAGCATTGCCTCCCCCCGGGGGTTTCACATGGTGGAGACCCTGATCCACCTCCAGGGGGCAGTGCTTCGTGCTGCCGCAGACGACCAGCACTTCCAGGTGTGTTTGGCAGGCTTGGAGAGAGGCTCCCAACGAAATTATGCGCGAGTGATAGCCTGCGCTTACTCGTCCGAGACCGGCAGCTGGGGTAATCTCGTCTCAACAGCATTTCCATCCGTGCCTTATCTGCATGTAGATCCCACCATCGTTTTCATGGCCAAGCCCGGTGTGCTGGTTGGGGATTTCCTTTACTGGGCGCTTACTGGGAATTTTGTTCGAATTATCGAGTTTGATCTGAAGAGGCAGAGCCTAGCTGTGATAGGGATCCCGGTGGATATGGATTCTTGGAGAGATCACGAGTACTCAGTTATGCGGGCTGATGATGGTGGGCTTGGTTTCCTCTTTCTGTCAGACTTCAGTGCCCAATTATGGAAGAGGAAGACCGATTGTGATGGTGCTGCTCCATGGGTGCTGGGAAGAACTATTGAACTGGGCAAGCTACTTTCCCTAAATTTACATAGTGAGAGGGCGCCCCTGAGGATTCTAGGATATGCTGAGGAAAATAATGTGGTGTTCTTGTCGACAGTTCACGGTGTCTTCATGATCCAGCTTGACCCATTGCAGTCAAATAATGTGGTGTTCTTGTCGACAGTTCTCGGTGTCTCTCCTCTCTATTATCCATTCGAGAGTCTCtacagcagttggtag